From Microbacterium rhizosphaerae:
TCACGTTGAATCCCCCGAGCGGCGGCACACGGCGGTCGAGCCGCACGCGATCCGCGGGGGCGGCTGCAGCGGGCGTGGGGATCATGCTGCCTCTCCTTCCGAGGTGAGAGCGAGGAACACGCTCTCGAGGTTCTGCGGGGTGATCTCGACATCCCGGGCCGGCGTCTGCGTGAGCAGGTAGCGGGCCACGGCATCCGAGTCCTTCGTGTGGATCGCGATGCGGTCGCCCTGCGCTTCGACGCTCTCGACGTCGGGCAGCGCGGCCAGAGCGACCTGATCGGCGCCGCGGAGAGTCGCGTGGACGACGCGGCCGGACACGAGGTTCTTGATCTCCGATGTCGTGCCGTCGGCGACGACGCGTCCCTGGCTCATGAGGACGATGCGGTCGGCGTACTCGTCGGCCTCATCGAGGTAGTGCGTTGCGAAGAGGACCGTGCGACCACGGGCCGCGTCGGCGCGGATGGAGCTCCAGAACGAGCGTCGGCCCTCGACATCCATCCCCGTCGTCGGCTCGTCGAGGATCAGCAGGCCGGGGTCGCTGAGCAGCGCCATCGCGAACCGCAGCCGCTGCTGCTGGCCTCCCGAGCACACTGCGACCTTGCGGTCCGCGATCTCGCGGATGCCGGCACGCTCGAGCACCTCGTCGACCGGACGGGTCTCGGCGAAGAGGCTGGCCGTGAGCCGCAGGGTCTCGCGCACCGTGAGGTCCTTCAGCAGTCCGCCGGTCTGCAGCACGGCCGAGACGAGACCGTGGGCGATGGCGGCGCGCGGCGTGCGTCCGAAGACCTCGACCGAACCCGCATCCGGATGGGACAGACCGAGCAGCATGTCGATCGTCGTCGTCTTCCCGGCGCCGTTGGGGCCGAGGAACGCGACGATCTCGCCCGCGCGCACCGTCAGATCGACGCCGCGCACCGCGTGCACCTTCCCGAAGCTCTTCACGAGCCCGGCTGCGGCGATCGCCGTGACGGTCTCGACGCGCTCGCCCGGCGAGCGCACTGTGGTTGTTTCCATGCATCCAGGATGCCCGCGCCCCGACGCGCACGATTCGTCCGGTCGTCACGATCCGGGTGTGACATCCGTCATGCCGTGTCTCGATTCGGTTACGAATCATTCACCTCAGGCGACGGATCCGATGCCGCGGGTGAAGATAGTTCGTCATGCGGCGTCGACCCGGCGTGCGCAATTCTCGTTTCGAAGGGGAACCATGACTGTCCGTCGTTCCACTCGCGCCCGTCTGGGCCTGGCGATCGGCGCCGTCGGCGCGACCGCCGTCGTGCTCGCGGGTTGCGCCAGCACCAACAGCGGCGGTGGCAGCACCGCTGCCTCCAGCCAGCCGCTCATCATCGGCACCACCGACAAGATCACCTCGATCGACCCGGCCGGCTCGTACGACAACGGCTCGTTCGCAGTCATGAACCAGATCTACCCGTTCCTGCTGAACAGCAAGTACGGCACGGCCGAGGTCACGCCCGACATCGCCA
This genomic window contains:
- a CDS encoding ABC transporter ATP-binding protein, which codes for METTTVRSPGERVETVTAIAAAGLVKSFGKVHAVRGVDLTVRAGEIVAFLGPNGAGKTTTIDMLLGLSHPDAGSVEVFGRTPRAAIAHGLVSAVLQTGGLLKDLTVRETLRLTASLFAETRPVDEVLERAGIREIADRKVAVCSGGQQQRLRFAMALLSDPGLLILDEPTTGMDVEGRRSFWSSIRADAARGRTVLFATHYLDEADEYADRIVLMSQGRVVADGTTSEIKNLVSGRVVHATLRGADQVALAALPDVESVEAQGDRIAIHTKDSDAVARYLLTQTPARDVEITPQNLESVFLALTSEGEAA